The Chloroflexota bacterium genomic sequence TCCTTGCCTGGTCGTTGCGGCGGTTTTTCTCTGTGGTGTAATTGCGTTCCTTACACTCGGTGCACGCCAGGGTAACAACAATGCGAACTGATCTTTTTGCCATTTTTATCTCTCAGTTAGTTGAGTGAGGGACAAGGTCAGAAACCTGC encodes the following:
- the rpmG gene encoding 50S ribosomal protein L33; protein product: MAKRSVRIVVTLACTECKERNYTTEKNRRNDQARIELNKYCPRCRKHTPHRETK